CAGGGCGATCTTCTTGAGCAGCGGCTTGAGCTCGAACGTCGCGGTCGCCGCCTGGGTGATCTCGACCTGCGCGGCCAGCCCGGCCGCCCGGCTCCGCTCGTCGGCGTAGTGGCGCGCCGTGTCCACCGCCAGGGCCACCTGCGCCGCGATCGTCATGGCCAGGGCCAGCTGCTGCTCCCCGACCGGGCTAGGGTCGGTCCTGTCCAGGTGCAGGGCGCCGATCACCGTGCCCCGGCGGATGAGCGGGACGACCAGCACGCTCGTGACCGCAAAGGTCTCGACCCACCAGTCGGGCACCAGGGGACTGACCCGCGCGTCCGGCACCACGACCGGCGCGGCGGATCGCATGGCCTCGGTGAGCGCCGGAATCTCCTCGATCCGGTACTGCTCGAGGCTCTTGAAGGCGGCCCACAGCTCGGGCGCCGCCCGGCCGTCGGCGAACTGCGACATCACCGGCTGCACCCGGCCGTCGCTCCACAGGAAGACCGAGCAGCGGTCGAACCCCAGTACCTGTGCCGTCCGCCGGGCGATCTCCTTGAGCACCGGCTCCAGGTCGAGCGGGGAGTTCAAGACCTCGGCGATCTTCAGCAGCGCCGCCGTCTCCCCGAGCTGCCGCTCGGTCTCCTCGAAGCGCCGCGCGTTCTCGACGGCGATGGCCGCCTGGGCGGCCAGTTTGGTCAAGACGGCCTGATGCCGGGCCGTGAACGGGCGCGGGCTGCGGTTCACAACCCAGAGCACCCCGAGGATCTCGCCTTCGCGCAGGATAGGAACGGCCATGTTGGCGACGAAGCCCTCCTGCTCGGCCTGTGGGTTGTAGTCATGGCTGAGGCAGGGATCGCTGAGGTAGTCGCTGGTGACGAACGGCTGCCTGGTCTCTAGCACCTTCCCCCCGATCCCCTTGCCGGGCCGGATGCCCACGCCCGTGTAGACGTCGGTGCGGGTCCCGACGGACGCGACGATGGTGGCGACCCCGCGGGCCCGGTCATAGGGAGCGATGAAGGCCATGTCGCTGCCGCAGCGCTCCTGCGCGTACTCGACGATCTTGCGAAGGACCGACCCCAGATCCAGCGACGAGGACAGGTCCCGGGTGATCTCGGACAGGAGCTCGGCCTCGCGTCGCTGCTCCGCCATGTCGGCATACAGCCGGGCGTTCTCGATGGCGATGGCAGCATACTGGGCCAGGCTCGTCAGGAGTCGCACCTCGCGCTCATCGTAGGCGTGGGGCTGGTCCCAGTAGAGGCAGACCGCCCCCAGCACCGTCTCGCGGCTAAGCAGCGGCACGCCCAGAATCGCGCGATATCCTTGCTGCCGGACCATCTCGCGCATCGTCGCCCCGGCCTCCGGCCACGGCTCGTCGTACATCGGAAGCGGCTGCGACTCGACGTCGGGGCTGAAGATGACCTGCCGTCGCAGGGCGGCGCTCCCGGCCGCCCCCTGGCCCAGCCTGAGCGGCCAGAACGCTTGGCTCGGCGACATTCCCCGGGCGGCCCGCGCCTTCAGACGCTCATCGAGGGGATCGAGCTCGAACACCGCGCAGCGCTGGGCCCCAACGAGCGTGATGGCCCGGTCGGCGATGGCCTCCAGCACCCCCGGCAGGTGCAGCGTCGAGGTCAAGGCCTGTGCCGTCTCCTGCAGGGCGGCCAGCTCCATCGCCTGGCTGTCGGCGGTCCCCAGGGGGCGGTCCTCGATCGCGGATGGGCCCGCGGGCTTGCCGTCCACGCCCATGGTCGCCGTCACCGCGGCCTGCCGGAGCTGACCGGCAGCCTTTCGGTCGCCGGCGCGCCCGCCAGTTCCCCGGAGTTGCGATCGTCGGCTTCCAGGCGCCCGCGCGCCCCTACGATGAGCGCCTTCAGCGCCTCCGGGCTGACCGGCTTCGCGACCGTCCCGATGATCAGTTCGGAGTCGGCCGGCGGTACATCCACTTGGTTGCCCCAACCGGTCACCAGCCCCACGGCCAGCCGGGGCCAGCGCGATCGGATGGTGCGCGCCAGCTCCCACCCGGTCATGCCCGGCATCCCGAGATCGGTGAGGACAAGATCGATCGTTGTGCCTCCGTCGAGCAGCGCGAGGGCCTCCCGGCCACTCGCCGCCTGGAGGACATCGTGGCCCTGACCGGCCACCAGGTCCACCAGCATCGAGCGCACCTCCTCGTCGTCGTCGACGATCAGAATGTGCTGCGGTGTCACCGGGGTCCGCTCCCTGCCTGACGCAGGACCGACTCCTTCGTCCGCGAGGCAGGCCGCCACAACTGGGAGACGGACCGTGGCCACCGTGCCTCGCCCCGGCGCCGACTGCAGGTCGAGTTCGCCGCCGTGGCTCTTGACAATGCCGTAGCTCACGCTCAATCCGAGGCCGGTGCCCTTGGGCCCCTTGGTGGTGAAGAAGGGTTCCAGGGCGTGGCCCCTGACCTCGTCCGGCATGCCCATCCCGCTGTCGGCCACCGCCAGGCAGGCCCGCTTCCCCTCCAGAAAGGTCCGGATCTCGATCCGCCCTCCCGCGGGAAGCGCGTCCACGGTATTGAGGACGAGGTTCATGACCACCTCCCTCAGCGCCGGTGGGTTGCCAGAAACCGGCCCGACAGTACCCGCCCGGAGGACCACCTCGATGGGGACCCCCCGGGCCTGGGCTTGGTCCTGCCAGCGCGGTTGCGTCATCTCGAGGACTTCGCGGGCCAGCGCGTTGAGGTCCAGTTCCTGGCGTTCCTCGGACGCGCCCATCCGCGCAAATCGCTGGACCCGCCGCACCACCTCCGCCGCGTCGCCCGCTGCCCGCGCAATCGCCTCAAGCGGTCGCCGACACGCCCCCACGTCCGCCGTCTGCAAGAGCAGCTGGGCCCGCCCGAGGACCACGGCCAGAAGGTTGTTGAGATGGTGGGCCGCTCCCGAGGCCATCTCGCCCAGCGCTCGCAGCGTGGCCCCCTCCACCAGCTTCTCCTGCGCCGCCTGCAACTCGGCCAGCGAGCGCTGCGCCTCGGCGTACAGCCGCGCGTTCTCCAGCACCAGCTCGTGCTGCTTCAGGACCTTCCGGATGACCGTCGGCAGCGTCGTCAGATACCCGCTGCTCTTGATCACATAGTCCGAGGCGCCCGCTCGCATGGCCTCCACGGCCACCCGCTCGTCCCCCTGCCCCGTGACCATCACCACCGGCACCGATTCGCCCCGCCGCCGGATCTCCGCGAGCACCTCCAACCCGCTCAGGCGCGGCAGGCTGTAGTCCAGCAGGACGAGGGCATAGGATTGCCGCGTCAAGGCCTCGAGACACGCCAGCCCGTCCCCCACGGCGGTGACCTCGAAGGACGAGTCCTGGCGCCGCAGGGTCCGGGCGACCACCTCGGCCTGATCGGCATCGTCCTCGACCAAGAGCATGGCGATCCGCTCGCCGGGTGTCACAGCGGCGCTCAGCATCACGATTCAGGGGCGGGCAGGAGGTTCGTCAAGACCCAGTAGAGCTTCAGGCTCCTGACCTTCTCCACGAAGTCGGCAAACCGGACTGGCTTGGACACGAAGCTGTTGGCGCCCGCCTGATAGCTCTGGCAGATCTCGTCCTCCCGCTCCGAGGTCGTCAGCATGACCACCGGGATCGCCCGGAGCGCCTCGTCGGTCTTGATCCGGCGCAGCACCTCGTGTCCGTCCACCTTGGGGAGCCGGATATCGAGGAGGATGAGCTCGGGGCGGGGAGCCGTCGTCGGGTCGGCATAGCGCCCCCGGCGGTAGAGGAAGTCCAACGCTTCCTCCCCGTCCTTCACCCAGAAGATCTCGTTGAGCAGGTTCCCGTCTTTCAGGGCCTTGAGCGTGAGCTCGGCGTGGTCCGGGTTATCCTCCACCAGCAGGATATTCACTTCCCTCTGCTGCCGTCCCATGCTGTCCTCCTCATTGATCGCTGGGTGCGCGCGTCTGGCGCCTCGGCGGTGAGCAGCCGGGGCCCCGGGCCTCTGTCCCGGTGAGATACACCTCTAGGCATATGCGTCCCCAATGAGGATCACGGCACGATCGATGCCACAACTCGCAAGGGCCCTAACTTCGCAAATCTATTCCCTTCTTCGAAGGGAGACTCCCGTGGGGGTGGCCCTTCACTCTGACGCGCCCTGTCACCGATTACCCATCCTTGGTCCATTGGCATGAGTTCATGACCGGCGGAGGCTAGAGCTGCGGTGCCTCCATGGCTTGGGCGGTGGAGGGAGTTATGGGCAGACAAAAGTGTAGAATCCGCCGCAGCCGCCCGCTGCCAACTCTTCTTTCTCCTGCCTGCCGTGAGTGGTGCAGCGCGGCCCGCCTCGTGCCACGCATCGAGCGGGCGCTCTCGTGTGTTCGGAGAATCCCGCCAGCTGAGGACCTCGCCAAGGTTGATTTCGGCCCGCCTCGCCCGAGCGTCATCGATCGTCGCCCGCAGGCGCATCCGGAAAACGAGCGTACAACGGTTGCCGAATCGCGTTTGGGGGACCTCTACATCGCCACGCCATCGGGCGGAGTTGCGGGCGAACTACAGGTCAACTCAGGTCCAACTCGAAGATCAACCAGGTCGATTCCGGTGGTTGCGGGCCCACGCTACCGTCTAGACCAAGTCAACCTCGAAGGCGAGGGTGTTCGATTTCGGTGATTGCGGGCCCCCGCAACCACCGACGTCGATTCACGGCGGGAGTTAGAGCTAGGCGGCGTCTCAGCGGCGGCCAGGTCGGTATCTCGATGCCCGACCTTTGGATCACTGCCCCAACGGTCGGGAGATTCAATAGAGCGCGCGACAGCGCTGAGGATTGATTATCCCGGTTCCTTTTCGGACCGAGGCGCGGATTGAGAATCCCAGGCTCCTTCAAAGCGCCGAGGATTGATTCTCCCGTGTCCTTCCGACTGGGAACCGAGGATTGAATATCCCTTGTCCTTCCCAAAAGGAGCCGAGGATTGGAAATCCCTGGGTCCTTCAGAGCGCCGAGGATTGATAGTCCTGTGCTCTTTCAGAGCGCCGACGATTGAGAATCCTGTGCCCTCTAGCAAGCGCAGAGGATTGATACTCCCGGGTCCTTTCGGGCGCAGTCGCACCGCATGAGGATTGAACGACCTAATCTCAAGGAGAAGGCCAAGGACTAAGAATCCTGGGCTTCTTCAGAACGCCGACCTGCTCATACGTGTAGGCGTTGAAGAACATGCGTCCGGCCGGCCGGTAGGTGAGGTAAGCAGGCCACGTTCTTGACGTTCGATCCCCGCGAGAACCTGGCCACACTCAGGCCCTTTCAGCCCGGAAGCACGATGTGGTCGAAGCCCTCCGCGTACGTATAGTCTTTCGCCTTGCCAAGGGCGGCCGCGTGCGCTCGCATCCGAGCCTCTACGACGCTGAAATCGCCAAGCTGGCTCGCGTGACAACTGATGGCCTTCAGCTTGACGTCCATGGTGCCCGTGATGTCCACGATCAGGCTGGGCTGCTCCCACTGGATCAGATACACCTCCCGTACCTGGTGAGGCTCGTACTCCGGGAGAAGTTCGGGAAACGAGAGGTGGTCTCTGGCAAGCGGGTAGACGCAGTCGAGCACCACGCCTCCGGTGATCCGGTGGTCCCGGTGCCAGCCCGGGAAGTTGCTGTATGTGCGGTTCGGGTTCTGCGTGATGATCAGGTCGGGCCGCCATCGGCGGATCTGCCTCGTGACGTCACGCCGCAGGTTGCGCGTGTCCTCAACCTCACCGTCTTCGTAGCCGAGAAACTCTACCTGCTCGACGCCGAGCACCCGGGCGGCACGCCGCTGCTCTTCCTCGCGAATCGGCGCCAGGCGCTGCGAGGTGATGGTGCGGTCGCCCGACCCCTTGTTACCGTTCGTCACGATGACGTACGTGACCTCGCGGCCGTCCTTGACCAGCTTGGCCACGGTCCCGCCCGCCAAGAACTCTGGGTCGTCTGGGTGCGCGGTCACCACCATGACGCGCCCAGTCGCTGTTGTCATGAGTCTCTTCGTTCTTTAGTGACGGCGACCGACATTGCGCTCGCTTGGCGGCGGCACTGCCACGCTGTCGCCGTCAGCAGTGCCGCTCCAAAGAGAAACGGCGCGGAGAGATCCACCCCATCCGCAAAGGCGCCCAACACCAGAGGTCCCAGGATTTGCCCACTATCGGTCATCATGCGGAGCCAGCCGATCGCCACGCCTTGTAGAGGTGGCGGAACCTGATCGCCGATGACAGCCGTCGGGATGGCGGCCACAATGCCCGCGGCCGCGCCGATCGCCAGGCTCCAGACCCCGAGCACCACCGGGTGCGTCAGGAACGTCACAGTGCCGAGCAATGCGGCATAGCTCAGCAAGCCGGGGATCAGCACGCGCATGCGCCCCCACCGGTCCGACACGTTGCCCCCAAGCCAGAGCGCGAGGAGTCGGCCGAGCACGCTCAGACTGATAAGGAGCCCGATAGCCTCCGGGCCGACACCTCCCCGGCTGGTCAAATAGAGAGGAAAGAGGAAGACGAGGACACCCGTCTGAATGGCGATCAGGGTCGCATTGATCGCGCCCATGAGGAGCACACCGGGTGTGCGCAAGATTGCTGTCAGAAGGCGCCAGTCGCGTGATCCTCGCGCCACCGGCGAGCAGTGGGTACCAAGCGACGCCCACCGCCCTACCGCCACCGCCGCTGCGAACACGCACGCCGCCTCGAACAGGAACGGGCTCGCCGCTCCGAGCCCCTGATACAGCCAGCCGCCCACAGCGCTGCCGAGCAAGAGCCCGGCCGTTTCGCTCATCAACAGCAAGCTGACCGCCCGCCCACGCCGCTGTACGGTCGGGACATTCACCATGGCCGTGGTCGCGACTGTCGCGAACATGGCCCAGCCCACGCCGCCCAACGCGCGCAAGCCCAGGAATACGGTGTAGGTGCCGGTCATGACGCTGGCGAGGTCTATGAGCGCGATCAGCAGCAGGCCCCAGATCATGAGAGGTCGTCCGAGGCGGCCGAGCAGGTATCCGGTCGGCACGCTCGTGATCCATTTCCCCGCGCCGAAGACCACCGGGATCAAGGTCACCATCCTGTAGTTCGCCGCGAACGATCGTTGGAGGTAGAGCGGCAGCGAGGGACGGAGGGCGCCCTGACCAAGGTTGAATAAGAACGCCGCAGCAAGCACCGCGACCGGCACTCGCTGCTCCCGGTCAACGGGAGGCTCGCTCACCCGGTACTTTCAGTGGCGTTCGCGTGGGCGGGGTCACCAACTTCCTCGATCTCCAGACACCGGCATCCTTCTCTGGGCCGCTCCCGTGGCGACGTCAACAGGCGGTGCAACACTTGTTCAAGCTGCTGCTGGAGCAGTCCGAGCTCGGCGGACTGGTCCTGCACGGCAGAGAGCTGCCGTCGGACCAGCGCCAGCAGACGAGGACGCACGGGCAGGCGTGGTCCCCCATCAAGGCTCACGATCACTGTTTTGATGTCACGAAGCGGCAGGCCCAATGAGCGGGCCCGTCGGATGAAGCGCAGCCGCTGCACGCCAGACTGATCGTACTGTCTATATCCGGCTGCCGTCCGGCTCGGGGTCGGCAGCACGCCAATCTGTTCGTAGTAGCGAATGGTCTTCGCCGCCACCCCAGTCGCCGTGGCGAGCTGACCGATGGTGAGAGCGTGTGCCATCGGCTCACCTCCCTGTTTGATATGGGCTGCCACGATAGACCTTCCAGCTACTGGAAGGTCAAGGAGAATTTAGGGATTCGTTACCCGGGGCGACCGGCCTGCTTGATCCTGGATAGGTAGCTGCGGGCATAGCGGACTTGGGTCCACCTAAGGCTGTACCACTCGCACCCCTTGGTGGTCGGGCACTTCTCCCTAAGAATCAGCCCGTCATTCCTCTCGTTTTGCGGATTCTCCGGAGAGAGCGGCGCCCGCACCCAAGCCCACTGGATCAGGTCCCGAGCTTCGAAATAGGCCAATAGTTAATGGAGCTGATCCGTGGGAACAAATGGTGTTCGATCAGTAGTGTCCCAACGTTTAGGGTTGGATGGTCTGTAAGCTGCTGATCAAACAAGCGTAATCAATGAATTGTCTTGGTCTCGATTTGAACTGCGACCGCCGGTTCTGCGACCCTGCGAAGCACAACTTCGCGGGGGTGATCGATGAACCAAGGCAAGCTGGTGTTCGCGCAACTGATGCAGCACCTTCCGCTGACGACGTTTCGCCGATGCGTGGTCCGGTATCGGGGCGAACGCAAGGTTCAATCGTTCTCCTGCCTGGACCAGTTCCTGAGCATGGCGTTCGCGCAGCTGACCGTTCGCGAGAGCCTGCGCGACATCGAAGCGTGTTTGCGCGCCCAGCACTCCAAGCTTTATCACCTCGGGATTCGCTCGACGGTGGCGCGCAATACGCTGGCCAATGCCAACGCGGTGCGCGACTGGCGCATCTACGCCGACTTCGCCCAGAGCCTGATCGCCATCGCGCGACCGCTGTATGTCGGCGAGCCGTTCGGCGTCGATTTGCAGGACACCGTCTATGCGCTCGACACCACGACTATCGACTTGTGCCTGTCGGTGTTTCCGTGGGCGCCATTCCGCTCGACCAAGGCGGCGGTCAAGCTGCACACGCTGCTCGATCTGCGCGGCAACATCCCGACTTTTATCCATATCAGCGACGGCAAGATGCACGAGGTCAACATCCTCGATCAGTTGGTGCCCGAGCCCGGTGCGTTCTACATCATGGATCGGGGCTTCCTCGACTTTGCGCGGCTGTACCGCTTCCACCAGGCCGGCAGCTTCTTCGTCACCCGCGCCAAGTCCAATACCAAGGCCCAACGGCGATACTCGCATCGCATCGACCGCAGCACCGGGCTGATCTGCGATCAGACCATCTTCCTCACCGGGGTCTACTCGCCGCAGGACTATCAGGCCCCGCTGCGCCGCATTCGCTTCAAGGACCCGGAGACCGCCAAGACGCTGATCTTCCTGACCAACAACTTCACCTTGCCGGCCTTCACGATCACCGAGCTTTACCGCTGCCGCTGGCAGGTCGAACTCTTTTTCAAATGGATCAAGCAGCATCTTCGCATCAAAGCCTTCTTCGGCACGTCGGAGAACGCGGTCAAGTCGCAGATCTGGATCGCGGTGTCGGTTTACGTCCTGGTCGCCATCGTCAAAAAGCGTCTCAAACTTCCCGCCAGCCTCTATCAAATCCTACAAATCTTGAGCCTGACCATGTTCGAACGAATGCCTTTGGATCAACTACTTGCGCACACCGTGACCGACGACATCGATATAAACCTGACGTATCACCTGGCGGGCGACACCCACGCGCATAGTTCAGCGCCCTTTCTGTAAGCCAGCGTTGGCACGCCGGAGGGCCTTGGTCACAGTCTTGTCGGAGACCTTGAGCACCCGGGCGATCGCGCACGCGGACATCCCAAGGCGGTGCAATTCGCGCGCTTTTTCAGCGATTTGCAGGTAGATAAAAGATGGCGCGGTATCGACAACTGCGAACCGGAATGGAACCTCGGCGAGGGTTCGAATTGGTTGCGATTGCGTCCACCATTTCCATGACCGCCCTGCAGGTCCTGGTTCAGTTCCAGGGCTTCCAGGGCGGTTTCGGATTAAGTAGCACGGCCGGCCGACCGCATCTTCCCGGCATGACCCGCCCGGCTC
Above is a window of Candidatus Rokuibacteriota bacterium DNA encoding:
- a CDS encoding GAF domain-containing protein yields the protein MTATMGVDGKPAGPSAIEDRPLGTADSQAMELAALQETAQALTSTLHLPGVLEAIADRAITLVGAQRCAVFELDPLDERLKARAARGMSPSQAFWPLRLGQGAAGSAALRRQVIFSPDVESQPLPMYDEPWPEAGATMREMVRQQGYRAILGVPLLSRETVLGAVCLYWDQPHAYDEREVRLLTSLAQYAAIAIENARLYADMAEQRREAELLSEITRDLSSSLDLGSVLRKIVEYAQERCGSDMAFIAPYDRARGVATIVASVGTRTDVYTGVGIRPGKGIGGKVLETRQPFVTSDYLSDPCLSHDYNPQAEQEGFVANMAVPILREGEILGVLWVVNRSPRPFTARHQAVLTKLAAQAAIAVENARRFEETERQLGETAALLKIAEVLNSPLDLEPVLKEIARRTAQVLGFDRCSVFLWSDGRVQPVMSQFADGRAAPELWAAFKSLEQYRIEEIPALTEAMRSAAPVVVPDARVSPLVPDWWVETFAVTSVLVVPLIRRGTVIGALHLDRTDPSPVGEQQLALAMTIAAQVALAVDTARHYADERSRAAGLAAQVEITQAATATFELKPLLKKIALQTARALDMERCSIYLWRGGHLLPVMSQFADGHSDPELWARFKAFRGQRMEEVPAYAQAIRLKQPVLVEDARNNDLLAPDWVEAFGIRAALVVPLIAKDEVIGTLSLQDVRRPHHWSTAQVDLAMTIAAQVALSVENARLYDESQRARADLQGKNAELDTFVYSVSHDLKAPLVTIQGMAGLLLEEYREQLPGEAARYLERIQANTQQMERLIADLLALARVGREARAATAVSLAEVVDDVAADLATAIRDRGIQLIRGELPTLWGVRTQIEQVMRNLLGNAVKYLGDTSEGRVEVGAVDRGTLVECYVRDNGIGIDPAYHERIFEVFQRLKEVEVDGTGVGLAIVKKIVQGRGGRIWVESAKGHGATFHFTWPKGPASEPQC
- a CDS encoding response regulator, with product MLSAAVTPGERIAMLLVEDDADQAEVVARTLRRQDSSFEVTAVGDGLACLEALTRQSYALVLLDYSLPRLSGLEVLAEIRRRGESVPVVMVTGQGDERVAVEAMRAGASDYVIKSSGYLTTLPTVIRKVLKQHELVLENARLYAEAQRSLAELQAAQEKLVEGATLRALGEMASGAAHHLNNLLAVVLGRAQLLLQTADVGACRRPLEAIARAAGDAAEVVRRVQRFARMGASEERQELDLNALAREVLEMTQPRWQDQAQARGVPIEVVLRAGTVGPVSGNPPALREVVMNLVLNTVDALPAGGRIEIRTFLEGKRACLAVADSGMGMPDEVRGHALEPFFTTKGPKGTGLGLSVSYGIVKSHGGELDLQSAPGRGTVATVRLPVVAACLADEGVGPASGRERTPVTPQHILIVDDDEEVRSMLVDLVAGQGHDVLQAASGREALALLDGGTTIDLVLTDLGMPGMTGWELARTIRSRWPRLAVGLVTGWGNQVDVPPADSELIIGTVAKPVSPEALKALIVGARGRLEADDRNSGELAGAPATERLPVSSGRPR
- a CDS encoding response regulator, with the protein product MGRQQREVNILLVEDNPDHAELTLKALKDGNLLNEIFWVKDGEEALDFLYRRGRYADPTTAPRPELILLDIRLPKVDGHEVLRRIKTDEALRAIPVVMLTTSEREDEICQSYQAGANSFVSKPVRFADFVEKVRSLKLYWVLTNLLPAPES
- a CDS encoding PIG-L deacetylase family protein; the protein is MTTATGRVMVVTAHPDDPEFLAGGTVAKLVKDGREVTYVIVTNGNKGSGDRTITSQRLAPIREEEQRRAARVLGVEQVEFLGYEDGEVEDTRNLRRDVTRQIRRWRPDLIITQNPNRTYSNFPGWHRDHRITGGVVLDCVYPLARDHLSFPELLPEYEPHQVREVYLIQWEQPSLIVDITGTMDVKLKAISCHASQLGDFSVVEARMRAHAAALGKAKDYTYAEGFDHIVLPG
- a CDS encoding MFS transporter translates to MPVAVLAAAFLFNLGQGALRPSLPLYLQRSFAANYRMVTLIPVVFGAGKWITSVPTGYLLGRLGRPLMIWGLLLIALIDLASVMTGTYTVFLGLRALGGVGWAMFATVATTAMVNVPTVQRRGRAVSLLLMSETAGLLLGSAVGGWLYQGLGAASPFLFEAACVFAAAVAVGRWASLGTHCSPVARGSRDWRLLTAILRTPGVLLMGAINATLIAIQTGVLVFLFPLYLTSRGGVGPEAIGLLISLSVLGRLLALWLGGNVSDRWGRMRVLIPGLLSYAALLGTVTFLTHPVVLGVWSLAIGAAAGIVAAIPTAVIGDQVPPPLQGVAIGWLRMMTDSGQILGPLVLGAFADGVDLSAPFLFGAALLTATAWQCRRQASAMSVAVTKERRDS
- a CDS encoding MerR family transcriptional regulator, translated to MAAHIKQGGEPMAHALTIGQLATATGVAAKTIRYYEQIGVLPTPSRTAAGYRQYDQSGVQRLRFIRRARSLGLPLRDIKTVIVSLDGGPRLPVRPRLLALVRRQLSAVQDQSAELGLLQQQLEQVLHRLLTSPRERPREGCRCLEIEEVGDPAHANATESTG
- a CDS encoding IS4 family transposase, translated to MNQGKLVFAQLMQHLPLTTFRRCVVRYRGERKVQSFSCLDQFLSMAFAQLTVRESLRDIEACLRAQHSKLYHLGIRSTVARNTLANANAVRDWRIYADFAQSLIAIARPLYVGEPFGVDLQDTVYALDTTTIDLCLSVFPWAPFRSTKAAVKLHTLLDLRGNIPTFIHISDGKMHEVNILDQLVPEPGAFYIMDRGFLDFARLYRFHQAGSFFVTRAKSNTKAQRRYSHRIDRSTGLICDQTIFLTGVYSPQDYQAPLRRIRFKDPETAKTLIFLTNNFTLPAFTITELYRCRWQVELFFKWIKQHLRIKAFFGTSENAVKSQIWIAVSVYVLVAIVKKRLKLPASLYQILQILSLTMFERMPLDQLLAHTVTDDIDINLTYHLAGDTHAHSSAPFL